In Halorubellus sp. JP-L1, one DNA window encodes the following:
- a CDS encoding Mrp/NBP35 family ATP-binding protein — MDAAAIRDRLRDVTDPELGDDIVSLGLVNSIDVDEDSIHVDLALGAPYSPSETAIADAVRDAIGDVDRDVSLSASVDTGLAESDDVLPNVDNVIAVASGKGGVGKSTMAVNIAAGLSKLGARVGLFDADVYGPNVPRMVDAEEPPQATRDETLVPPEKYGMKLMSMAFLVGEDDPVIWRGPMVHKVLTQLWEDVEWGHLDYMIIDLPPGTGDTQLTLLQTVPVTGAVIVTTPQEVALDDARKGLEMFGKHDTNVLGIAENMATFKCPDCGGEHAIFGEGGGERFADVHEMPFLGSVPLDPAVRTGGDEGAPIVLDDDSETGAAFREIARNVANNTGIVRRREHTARNPAKR; from the coding sequence ATGGACGCAGCCGCCATCCGCGACCGGCTCCGGGACGTCACGGACCCGGAACTCGGCGACGACATCGTCTCCCTCGGGCTCGTCAACAGCATCGATGTCGACGAGGACTCGATCCACGTCGACCTCGCGCTCGGCGCACCGTACTCGCCGTCCGAGACCGCAATCGCGGACGCCGTCCGCGACGCCATCGGCGACGTCGACCGCGACGTCTCGCTCTCCGCGAGCGTCGACACCGGGCTCGCCGAGTCCGACGACGTCCTCCCGAACGTCGACAACGTCATCGCCGTCGCCTCCGGCAAGGGCGGCGTCGGCAAGTCGACGATGGCCGTGAACATCGCCGCCGGCCTCTCGAAGCTCGGCGCGCGCGTCGGGCTGTTCGACGCGGACGTCTACGGCCCGAACGTCCCCCGGATGGTCGACGCCGAGGAACCCCCGCAGGCGACGCGCGACGAGACGCTCGTCCCGCCCGAGAAGTACGGGATGAAGCTCATGTCGATGGCGTTCCTCGTCGGCGAGGACGACCCCGTCATCTGGCGCGGCCCGATGGTGCACAAGGTCCTCACGCAGCTCTGGGAGGACGTCGAGTGGGGGCACCTCGACTACATGATCATCGACCTCCCGCCCGGAACGGGCGACACCCAGCTGACGCTCCTCCAGACCGTCCCCGTCACCGGCGCCGTCATCGTCACGACGCCCCAGGAGGTCGCGCTCGACGACGCCCGCAAGGGCCTCGAGATGTTCGGGAAGCACGACACGAACGTCCTCGGGATCGCCGAGAACATGGCGACGTTCAAGTGCCCGGACTGCGGCGGCGAGCACGCCATCTTCGGCGAAGGCGGCGGCGAACGCTTCGCGGACGTCCACGAGATGCCGTTCCTCGGGAGCGTCCCGCTCGACCCCGCCGTGCGAACCGGCGGCGACGAGGGCGCGCCGATCGTCCTCGACGACGACAGCGAAACGGGAGCGGCGTTCCGCGAGATCGCGCGGAACGTCGCGAACAACACCGGGATCGTCCGCCGCCGCGAACACACCGCGCGCAACCCCGCGAAACGGTAA
- a CDS encoding uracil-DNA glycosylase family protein, with product MDANQLDVSNPFGMDTDCENCPALCETRTNVVHGYGDVGADFAFVVDAPGPGADASGIPAFHDAGGDRFRRILERCMLCASASPPEAPELSNAYVTSIARCHHPERDPTDEEVGNCEPYLNAELRMINPEILVPVGDRVLSELAVDYTTTDADALSVDEHHATSVRGRGFELAPMRDPAEMTEANADEFVAFFAELMASDYRQTKGRRER from the coding sequence GTGGACGCGAACCAGCTCGACGTCTCGAACCCCTTCGGCATGGACACCGACTGCGAGAACTGTCCCGCGCTCTGCGAGACGCGGACGAACGTCGTCCACGGGTACGGGGACGTCGGCGCGGACTTCGCGTTCGTCGTCGACGCCCCCGGCCCGGGCGCGGACGCCTCGGGCATTCCGGCGTTCCACGACGCCGGCGGCGACCGCTTCCGGCGCATCCTCGAACGCTGCATGCTCTGCGCGAGCGCCAGCCCGCCCGAAGCACCCGAGCTCTCGAACGCGTACGTGACGTCCATCGCCAGATGTCATCACCCCGAGCGCGACCCGACCGACGAGGAGGTCGGGAATTGCGAGCCGTACCTGAACGCCGAACTCCGCATGATCAACCCCGAGATACTCGTTCCCGTCGGCGACCGCGTCCTCTCAGAGCTCGCCGTCGACTACACCACGACCGACGCCGACGCGCTCTCAGTCGACGAGCACCACGCGACGAGCGTCCGCGGCCGCGGGTTCGAACTCGCACCGATGCGCGACCCCGCCGAGATGACGGAGGCGAACGCCGACGAATTCGTCGCGTTCTTCGCGGAACTCATGGCGTCGGACTACCGCCAGACGAAGGGGCGACGCGAACGCTGA
- a CDS encoding DUF5305 domain-containing protein produces MTDQWLRVRALLDAQFVPVVVALLVVTLAGTGVAYATLVDPGTEQVERTASTWGTESEFSHRAVVTEANPLFDVGSTLSNRSTYFAAVSPRFEGEYRFSYRASERGDVDSDVELAVVMRGVDEAERGGNVTVLWERSRPLESTTRESLEPGETVAVPFSVNATALASESEAIEEGLGEPADGTQLFLRATVHANGSVNGEPVDRAATHRLGFAFDDGTYRVAGAGPETESFERTETVARERSFGPLRTLGGPLLVVVGLAGLLGLAIARRRDLLALSAAEREYLTYVDDREQFDEWISTIRLPAQAFELPEAEASSLGSLVDFAIDTDNGVMESPDEDAFYVVHDGYLYAYRPPVDDVEEPEDGAGGLVADTDAPGEVVEQSDEATATHPRVDGSGLDQSVVDDLAAEGAPSPSSDDGSEG; encoded by the coding sequence ATGACCGACCAGTGGTTGCGTGTTCGCGCCCTGTTGGATGCGCAGTTCGTGCCCGTGGTAGTCGCGCTCTTGGTCGTCACGCTCGCTGGAACTGGGGTAGCCTATGCGACGCTGGTGGATCCCGGAACCGAACAGGTGGAGCGGACTGCGTCGACGTGGGGGACGGAGAGCGAGTTCTCGCATCGGGCGGTCGTGACGGAGGCGAATCCGCTGTTCGACGTCGGGTCGACGCTCTCGAATCGCTCGACGTACTTCGCCGCGGTGTCGCCGCGGTTCGAGGGCGAGTACCGGTTCTCGTATCGGGCGAGCGAGCGCGGCGACGTCGACAGCGACGTGGAACTGGCGGTGGTGATGCGTGGCGTCGACGAGGCGGAGCGTGGCGGGAACGTCACGGTGCTCTGGGAGCGCTCGCGGCCGCTGGAGTCGACGACGCGCGAGTCCCTGGAACCGGGGGAGACGGTCGCGGTTCCGTTCTCCGTGAACGCGACGGCGCTCGCGAGCGAGAGCGAGGCGATCGAGGAGGGGCTCGGGGAGCCCGCCGACGGGACGCAGCTGTTCTTGCGAGCGACCGTCCACGCGAACGGGTCGGTGAACGGGGAGCCAGTGGACCGGGCGGCGACGCATCGGCTCGGGTTCGCGTTCGACGACGGAACGTACCGCGTCGCGGGAGCAGGGCCGGAGACGGAGTCGTTCGAGCGGACGGAGACGGTCGCCCGCGAACGCTCTTTTGGGCCACTTCGGACCCTGGGCGGACCGCTGCTGGTGGTCGTCGGACTCGCGGGCCTCCTCGGTCTGGCCATCGCTCGACGCCGTGATCTGCTGGCGCTGTCGGCAGCCGAACGCGAGTACCTGACGTACGTCGACGACCGCGAGCAGTTCGACGAGTGGATCTCGACGATCCGGCTCCCAGCGCAGGCGTTCGAGCTGCCGGAGGCGGAGGCGTCGTCGCTCGGGAGTCTCGTCGACTTCGCGATCGATACGGACAACGGCGTGATGGAATCCCCGGACGAGGACGCGTTCTACGTCGTGCACGACGGCTACCTGTACGCGTACCGGCCGCCGGTCGACGACGTCGAGGAACCGGAAGATGGTGCCGGGGGACTGGTGGCCGATACCGACGCGCCCGGGGAGGTCGTCGAACAGTCGGACGAGGCGACGGCGACGCACCCTCGCGTGGACGGGAGTGGCCTCGACCAGTCGGTCGTGGACGACCTCGCGGCCGAGGGAGCGCCGTCCCCTTCGTCGGACGACGGTTCGGAGGGGTAG
- a CDS encoding heme NO-binding domain-containing protein, which translates to MHGIVMKAMKDFVVETYDESTWRAIQAEAGLDGKLYVPVSEYDDGEALALVAAASALSGEDEGDLLYEFGRFIVEPLVSTYGVHVEGEWSGLDLLANVETYVHEALRAKRLSEFTPPELEAERVDEDVAVVRYGSDRELCMLAEGIVDGVGEFYGDSYDIAHETCQLEGDPHCDLVVRRVPNERAAAD; encoded by the coding sequence ATGCACGGCATCGTGATGAAGGCCATGAAGGACTTCGTCGTGGAGACGTACGACGAGTCGACGTGGCGGGCGATCCAGGCGGAGGCGGGGCTCGACGGGAAACTGTACGTTCCCGTGTCGGAGTACGACGACGGGGAGGCGCTCGCGCTCGTCGCGGCGGCGTCCGCGCTGTCCGGCGAGGACGAGGGCGATCTGCTCTACGAGTTCGGGCGGTTCATCGTGGAGCCGCTCGTCTCGACGTACGGCGTACACGTGGAAGGCGAGTGGTCGGGGCTGGACCTGCTCGCGAACGTGGAGACGTACGTCCACGAGGCGCTGCGAGCGAAGCGGCTCTCCGAGTTCACGCCACCGGAGCTGGAGGCGGAGCGAGTCGACGAGGACGTCGCCGTTGTCCGCTACGGCTCGGACCGCGAGCTCTGCATGCTCGCGGAGGGCATCGTGGACGGCGTCGGCGAGTTCTACGGGGACTCCTACGATATCGCGCACGAGACGTGTCAGCTCGAGGGCGACCCGCACTGTGACCTCGTCGTCCGTCGCGTCCCGAACGAGCGAGCGGCCGCGGACTGA
- a CDS encoding signal peptidase I, translating into MLRRVAERAAIALLSVVVISLVVGSMFGQPVLFSYVTSDSMAPTLDAGDGFVAVPVQLDDSIEAGDVVVFRAVETGGGGLTTHRIVGRTDEGFVTRGDGNAVTDQDAGEPPVKHEQVVATAWRVDGDVVVIPALGTVVEGTRSVLVQVQALVAGMLGVQGVQTPQFLSYAFFAVAFVWYVLGRAVGRHARERSRSIRRATGIDARLYVAGVVGLVVLAATATMLVPAGPTEYSIVSADYESERQTVVQRGGSVSVTHAIGNSGFLPVVSFLEPSGDGVDVEPRETAIPARGVVNASVTLHAPPETGYYRRYVTEHRYLAVLPQSTIRALYHVHPWVPIVVIDATIGVPFYLAGVRLVGRERLRRRARESPESVTARLRGYLTSLY; encoded by the coding sequence ATGCTCCGACGAGTCGCCGAACGTGCCGCTATCGCCCTGCTGAGCGTCGTCGTGATCTCGCTGGTCGTCGGTTCGATGTTCGGGCAACCCGTGCTGTTCAGTTACGTCACCAGCGACAGCATGGCGCCGACGCTCGATGCCGGCGATGGATTCGTCGCCGTACCCGTGCAACTTGACGATTCGATCGAAGCCGGCGACGTCGTCGTCTTTCGGGCGGTGGAGACCGGCGGCGGCGGACTGACGACGCACCGCATCGTCGGACGCACCGACGAGGGATTCGTGACGCGTGGCGACGGCAACGCCGTCACGGATCAGGATGCGGGCGAGCCACCCGTGAAGCACGAACAGGTCGTCGCCACGGCCTGGCGCGTCGACGGCGACGTCGTCGTGATTCCAGCACTCGGGACCGTCGTCGAGGGAACTCGATCGGTGCTCGTGCAGGTGCAGGCTCTCGTCGCGGGGATGCTCGGAGTCCAGGGCGTCCAGACGCCACAGTTCTTGAGTTACGCGTTCTTCGCGGTAGCGTTCGTCTGGTACGTCCTCGGGAGGGCAGTGGGTCGCCATGCGAGAGAACGATCCCGATCTATTCGGCGAGCGACGGGTATCGACGCTCGGTTGTACGTTGCCGGCGTCGTGGGGCTGGTCGTACTGGCGGCGACCGCGACCATGTTGGTTCCCGCGGGGCCGACCGAGTACTCGATCGTCAGCGCGGACTACGAGTCGGAGCGCCAGACCGTCGTTCAACGGGGTGGCTCGGTGTCCGTGACCCACGCGATCGGTAATAGTGGGTTCTTGCCGGTGGTGTCGTTCCTCGAACCGTCGGGCGACGGCGTCGACGTCGAGCCACGCGAGACAGCGATTCCGGCGCGAGGCGTGGTGAATGCATCGGTGACGCTCCACGCACCGCCGGAGACGGGGTACTATCGCCGCTACGTCACCGAACATCGATACCTCGCGGTGTTGCCGCAGTCGACGATTCGCGCGCTCTATCACGTCCATCCGTGGGTGCCGATCGTCGTCATCGACGCGACGATCGGCGTCCCGTTCTATCTGGCCGGTGTCAGGCTCGTGGGTCGCGAACGATTGCGGCGGCGGGCTCGCGAGTCGCCGGAATCCGTAACGGCGCGACTGCGGGGCTACCTAACGAGTCTGTACTGA